The proteins below are encoded in one region of Pseudomonas helmanticensis:
- a CDS encoding nuclear transport factor 2 family protein — protein sequence MSEFLQRFARQFSALNKDNLQRLGELYSDDIHFTDPLHEVQGLAQLRDYFSELYANVSELHFDFHGFDQISEGEGYLRWVMRYRHPRLANGREIRVSGCSHLLWRDKVYRHRDYFDAGALLYEHLPVLGRVIAWLKRRMG from the coding sequence ATGAGTGAATTCCTGCAGCGCTTCGCCCGGCAATTTTCAGCGTTGAACAAAGACAACCTGCAACGCCTGGGCGAGCTCTACAGCGATGACATTCATTTCACCGACCCGCTGCACGAAGTTCAGGGCCTGGCGCAATTGCGCGATTACTTCAGCGAGCTGTACGCCAACGTCAGCGAACTGCATTTCGACTTTCACGGTTTCGACCAGATCAGCGAGGGCGAAGGCTACTTGCGCTGGGTCATGCGTTATCGCCACCCGCGCCTGGCCAATGGCCGGGAGATCAGAGTCAGCGGCTGCTCGCACCTGCTGTGGCGCGACAAGGTTTATCGCCATCGGGATTATTTCGATGCCGGGGCACTGCTTTATGAACATTTACCCGTATTGGGCCGGGTGATCGCTTGGCTGAAAAGGAGAATGGGATGA